Proteins from one Patescibacteria group bacterium genomic window:
- a CDS encoding PH domain-containing protein: MLKLEKNEHVESVIRKHWFILLRDVIGLVIIFILPIIAYIYIAENSIELTATNTFSFDIDPTILLFAVASWSLLFWTKLAGVWTDYYLDAWIITEKRIVDIEQKGLFHRQTSTFRMERIQDVTIEVNGIVATLLNFGDIHVQTAGESQEFVIKGISNPRRVRELILNKSDNAIRTEGQTNSVK; encoded by the coding sequence ATGCTGAAACTTGAGAAAAATGAACATGTTGAATCAGTGATTAGAAAGCATTGGTTTATACTCCTGCGAGATGTCATTGGATTGGTGATTATTTTCATACTTCCTATTATTGCTTATATATACATTGCAGAAAATAGTATTGAACTCACTGCCACAAACACCTTTTCTTTTGATATAGATCCGACGATTCTTTTATTTGCTGTCGCTTCATGGTCACTGCTATTTTGGACAAAACTGGCTGGTGTCTGGACTGATTATTATCTCGATGCATGGATTATTACTGAAAAGAGAATAGTCGATATTGAGCAAAAAGGACTATTTCACCGTCAGACTTCAACATTCAGGATGGAGCGAATTCAGGATGTAACGATAGAAGTTAATGGAATCGTAGCAACACTACTTAATTTTGGCGACATACATGTACAAACTGCTGGTGAATCGCAAGAATTTGTCATCAAGGGAATTTCCAACCCGAGGCGTGTCCGTGAGTTAATCCTGAACAAAAGTGACAATGCGATAAGAACAGAAGGACAAACCAATTCGGTCAAGTAA